In Elusimicrobiota bacterium, the sequence CCGAGCTTTACGAGAAGCTCTCCCCGCTGGCGCGGGAGCTGGGCGCAAAGCATATACTCTACGGCGCCATCGCCGACGACCGCGCGGATTTCCGGCCCGGCCAAGCCGCGGCCAAGGAGCGCGGTGTTCTCGCCCCGTTGGATCTGGCGGATTTGACCAAGGCCGAGATACGGGAGCTGTCCCGGGAACGTGGCCTGCCCACCTGGGACCAGCCGGCCTCACCCTGCCTGTCCTCGCGCTTTCCCCACGGCAGCGCCATCACTCCCGAGGGCCTGGCCAAGGTGGAGGCGGCCGAGGAATACCTCCGAAAACTGGGCTTCCGGGAGTTCCGCGTGCGCCATTTCGGCCAGAAGGCCCGCCTCGAGGTCTCACCGGGCGAGATGCGGCGCCTGGCCGACCGGGGCCTGCGCGAGCGCATCGCCGACGGCGTTCTGGCCGCGGGCTATTCCGAGGTGACCTTGGATTTGGCGGGCTTTAAGAGCGGCGGCTTGAACCGGTCATAGCGCGCTCCATAACTGCCGCAGCCAGCCCAAGACGATTGGATCTTTGGCGATCAGGCGCACGGTCTGTCGGCAGTAATAGGGGCAGCCGGATATCTTGAGGGGGATCAATCCCGCGCTGGCGACCAAATAGCCAGGCAAATATCCCAGGGCAAGGCCCTCGCGGATCAAATTTTCCATGAGTCTGAGGCTGGATGCCTTGTACTTGATGCGCCTGGGGAATTTGTCGTCGCGCCAGCCGTCGGCTGAAGAGGATTTTGAAATCCTGCCGAGGATCGCCGAGTCCGATGACACGAATGGATGCTTGAGCACTTCTTGTATTGGAATTGTTCCGCGGACGCCGAAGCGCTTCACCAGCGGATGTCTGGGTGAGGCGCAGGTTTGGAATGTCACTGTTTCCAGCGTCTTGCTGAGCGCGCCGGCTGGCGGCTCGGCGGCGATCAGCGCCAATTGCGCCTCGCCGTCTAGGACCTGTTCCGCCGCCTTGCTCTCCGAGCGAATCCAGTACTGAATGCGGGCTTCTGGAAATAACGCCGAGATATTTTTTGCCAGCGCGATCCCATAGAAGGCTTGCAGGATTTCCTCGGAGCTGATGTGGATGTTAACGGCGCCGACGCTCTTTCCGGCGAGTTCGAAGCGCACGTCCTCCTCCAGTTGAAGAAGTTCGGTCGCCCGTTGCTTGAGGATGAGACCTTCAGGAGTGAGCTTGATGCCCCGGCCCACCTTGAAGAACAATGGGGTCTTAAGTTCCCGCTCCAGTCGGGAGATCGCCTTGCTGAGGGATCCAGGGGAGACATGGACCGCCTCGGCGGCCCGCCGGAGATTCTCATGCTGGGCCGCTGCTGTGAAGTACCTCAGTTCAAACGTTTCCATAAAAGAAATATATGATGAATTATATTTTCTTTTAAGGGAACAGTCTAATGGGGCATGATATCAGCCATGAACCAAGAAATCTTGAATCGTTTCTCGCCTTACCGCTTCACCGGAGGCAAGACCGCCAAGAATCGAGTGGTCGTGCCGCCGATGTGCTCGCAGA encodes:
- the larE gene encoding ATP-dependent sacrificial sulfur transferase LarE; the encoded protein is MNLEEKLEHLKAILRPLERVLVAFSGGVDSTFLASEAFEVLGGGAAAATADSPSLPRSQMEAARKAALFIGIRHIVIETRELQNPKYAANPANRCYFCKSELYEKLSPLARELGAKHILYGAIADDRADFRPGQAAAKERGVLAPLDLADLTKAEIRELSRERGLPTWDQPASPCLSSRFPHGSAITPEGLAKVEAAEEYLRKLGFREFRVRHFGQKARLEVSPGEMRRLADRGLRERIADGVLAAGYSEVTLDLAGFKSGGLNRS
- a CDS encoding LysR family transcriptional regulator — encoded protein: METFELRYFTAAAQHENLRRAAEAVHVSPGSLSKAISRLERELKTPLFFKVGRGIKLTPEGLILKQRATELLQLEEDVRFELAGKSVGAVNIHISSEEILQAFYGIALAKNISALFPEARIQYWIRSESKAAEQVLDGEAQLALIAAEPPAGALSKTLETVTFQTCASPRHPLVKRFGVRGTIPIQEVLKHPFVSSDSAILGRISKSSSADGWRDDKFPRRIKYKASSLRLMENLIREGLALGYLPGYLVASAGLIPLKISGCPYYCRQTVRLIAKDPIVLGWLRQLWSAL